A genomic region of Ovis canadensis isolate MfBH-ARS-UI-01 breed Bighorn chromosome 9, ARS-UI_OviCan_v2, whole genome shotgun sequence contains the following coding sequences:
- the TRMT12 gene encoding tRNA wybutosine-synthesizing protein 2 homolog, which yields MCGYAEAEQRKFRGGSRKQCRASNMEEASGKPTAVAVVTEPRFTQRYKEYLEKQKLLDRQHRVKKLRDGTVALPVLREAFLEQHLRELRNRVAPGSTCVLTQLLDPVPSKKAQSYSPAQRLCLEVNRWVEGRGVTWSAELEADLPRSWQRHGDLLLLSEDCFQAKQWRHLEPELWETVASALGVQRLAKRGRVSPDSTRTPAVSLLLGDHGWVEHVDNGIRYKFDVTQCMFSFGNIAEKLRVASLPCAGEVLVDLYAGIGYFTLPFLVHAEAAFVHACEWNPHAVVALRNNLELNGVADRCQIHFGDNRKLKLSNVADRVNLGLIPSSEEGWPIACRVLKQDAGGILHIHQNVESFPGKTLQPPGSSEMEEHWPSPQQIISNQLKNGATSDSRRKTLSVATKPEWQSWAEVAETRIATLLHQVHGKPWKTQILHIQPVKSYAPHVDHIVLDLECRPCHLVG from the coding sequence atgTGTGGATATGCGGAGGCAGAGCAGAGGAAGTTTCGTGGAGGGAGTCGGAAACAATGTAGGGCCAGCAACATGGAAGAGGCAAGCGGGAAGCCCACGGCTGTTGCAGTTGTGACTGAGCCTCGATTTACCCAGCGATACAAGGAATATCTCGAGAAGCAGAAACTCCTGGATAGACAGCACCGTGTGAAAAAGCTGCGGGATGGCACCGTGGCGCTACCGGTTCTGAGAGAGGCCTTCCTTGAGCAGCATCTGCGGGAGCTGAGGAATCGTGTGGCTCCAGGCAGCACCTGTGTGCTGACGCAGCTCCTGGATCCTGTTCCTTCAAAGAAGGCCCAGAGTTACTCACCTGCCCAAAGACTGTGTCTTGAGGTGAATCGCTGGGTAGAGGGCCGCGGAGTGACGTGGTCTGCAGAGTTGGAGGCTGACCTGCCCCGATCTTGGCAACGACACGGTGACCTCTTGTTGCTGAGTGAGGACTGTTTCCAAGCCAAGCAATGGAGACATCTGGAACcagaactctgggagacggttgCCTCGGCACTTGGCGTCCAGCGTTTGGCCAAACGAGGGCGGGTGTCCCCGGATAGCACTCGGACTCCAGCAGTCAGTTTGCTGCTGGGCGACCACGGCTGGGTAGAGCATGTGGATAATGGGATTCGGTATAAGTTTGACGTGACCCAGTGCATGTTCTCCTTCGGAAACATCGCTGAGAAGCTTCGTGTGGCGTCGCTGCCCTGCGCTGGAGAAGTGCTGGTGGATCTCTATGCGGGGATTGGTTATTTTACCTTGCCTTTCCTAGTTCATGCCGAGGCTGCTTTCGTCCATGCTTGTGAGTGGAATCCCCATGCGGTAGTTGCTCTGAGAAATAACCTTGAACTCAATGGAGTAGCTGATCGATGCCAAATACACTTTGGAGATAACAGAAAACTGAAGCTATCAAACGTTGCCGACCGGGTGAATCTGGGGCTAATTCCCAGCTCTGAAGAAGGCTGGCCCATTGCCTGCCGAGTGCTAAAACAGGATGCTGGAGGCATTTTGCATATTCACCAAAATGTGGAGTCTTTCCCAGGGAAGACTCTCCAGCCTCCTGGAAGCAGTGAGATGGAGGAGCATTGGCCTTCTCCTCAGCAGATTATCAGCAACCAGTTGAAAAACGGAGCTACCAGTGATTCTAGGAGGAAAACGCTGTCAGTGGCCACCAAGCcagagtggcagagctgggctgaAGTTGCAGAGACTCGAATTGCCACTCTTCTTCATCAGGTGCATGGAAAACCGTGGAAGACACAAATCTTGCACATCCAACCAGTGAAATCCTATGCTCCCCACGTGGATCACATAGTCTTGGATTTGGAATGCCGCCCCTGTCATCTAGTTGGCTAG